The Streptomyces capitiformicae genome contains the following window.
ACTGGCGGGCGTCCCTGGAAGCGGCGATCGGCGCCGGACCGGACCACGTCAGCGCGTATGCCCTGATCGTCGAGGAGGGCACGCAGCTGGCCCGCCGGATCCGCCGGGGCGAGGTTCCGATGACGGACGACGACGTCCACGCGGACCGCTACCTGATCGCGGAGTCCGTCCTGTCGGAGGCCGGCTTCGACTGGTACGAGGTCTCGAACTGGGCGACCTCGGCGGCGGGGCGTTGCCTGCACAACGAGCTGTACTGGCGCGGCGCCGACTGGTGGGGCGCGGGGCCGGGGGCTCACAGCCATGTGGGGGGCGTGCGCTGGTGGAACGTCAAGCATCCGGGGGCGTACGCGGCGGCGCTGGCGGCGGGGAGGTCGCCGGGGGCGGGGCGTGAGCTGCTGTCCGAGGAGGACCGGCGGGTGGAGCGGATCCTGCTGGAGCTGCGGTTGCGGGAGGGGGCGCCGCTGGAGCTGCTGCGGGCGGAGGGGCTCGCGGCGTCGCGGCGTGCGTTGGGGGAGGGGCTGCTCCAGGGAGGTCCGTATGAGGAGGGGCGTGCGGTGCTGACGCTTCGGGGGCGGTTGCTGGCCGATGCGGTGGTCAGGGATCTCGTGGACTGATCACTCGGGCGGGTGAATCAGTGCGGAACGCCGGTTCGGTCCCTAACCTGGTTCGTAGTCTGCCGCTGACAGTACGCGGCGAATGTGGAGGCCACGGAGATGACCGCTGTGGACGAACGTGGAGTCGCAGAGTTCTTCGAGGGTTTTGAGCCGCCCGACGGACTCAAGGTGGAGCTTCTGCGGGGGGAAATCGTGATGATGGCGAGCCCTGATCTGGTGCATAACCTGATCGTGCTGCTCACGGAGCGGCAGATCCCGCTGGACCGCTGGTATCCCCTCCAGACCCAGGATGTTGACCTCGTTGATGAGGCAAGCGAGCCGGTTCCGGACCTCGTAGTCGTGGCACGCGACGCCCTGCCCGGTTCGGGGCGCTTGCTGCCGTGCCAATTGATCACGATGGTCGTGGAGGTCGTTTCCAAGACCAGCGTCCACCGGGACTACGGTGTCAAGCGTTCGATCTATGCCGCAGGCAACGTGCCTGCCTATCTCATCGTCGATCCGATCATGGCGCAGTGCGTCTTGCTGACGAAGCCGGAGGGGAAGGGCGAGGACGCCGACTATCGGACGCAGCACATCGCAAAGTTCGGCGAACCGCTGCCGCTGGATGTGCTGGGCGTTGAGCTGGACACCAGCGAGTTCGGAACGTTCCCCGGAGTCAAGCCCCACCGCTATCCGTGACGAAGTCGATCAACTCCTCCACCCGCCCCAACAACTCCGGCTCCAGGTCCCTGTAGGACCGCACCCGCCCCAGAACCCGCCGCTGCCACACCTCACCGGTGTTCTCCGGCCACCCCAGCGCTCGGCACACCCCCGTCTTCCAGTCCTGCCCGCGCGGCACCCGCGGCCACCCGGCGATCCCGACGGACGACGGCTTCACCGCCTCCCAGACGTCGATGTACGGGTGGCCGACGACCAGGGCGTGTTCGCTGGTCACCTCCTGGGCGATCCGCCACTCCTTCGTGCCCGGCACGAGGTGGTCCACCAGGACCCCCAGCCGCGCATCCGGACCCGGTGCGAAATCGGCCACGATCGACGGCAGGTCGTCCACGCCCTCCAGGTACTCCACGACCACGCCCTCGATGCGCAGGTCGTCGCCCCAGACCTTCTCGACGAGCTCGGCGTCGTGGCGGCCCTCGACGTAGATACGGCCGGCGCGGGCCACACGGGCGCGGGCGCCCGGGACGGCGACCGAACCGGATGCCGTACGACTCGGCCGTGCCGGCGCCGCTGAGGGGCGGACCAGCGTCACCACCCGGCCCTCCAGCAGGAAGCCCCGGGGCTCCAGCGGGAACACCCGGTGCTTGCCGAAGCGGTCCTCCAGCGTCACCGTGCCCGCCTCGCAGCGGATCACCGCGCCGCAGAAACCGGTGCCGGGTTCCTCCACCACCAGGCCGGGCTCGGCCGGGACCTCGGGGGCCGGCTTGGGCTTCTTCCAGGGAGGGGTCAGGTCGGGTGAGTACTGGCGCATTCGGATGACGATAGGAGAAAGGGCCCGGCCGAGGCTGTACGACTCGTCACGACACGCCGAAACGGCGTGCCAGTGTGCCGCGTTGGGCCCGTACGAACGCCGCGTCGACCACCGCTCCGTGCCCGGGGACGTACAGCGCGCCCTCGCCACCGAGGTCGAGGAGGCGGTCGAGGGCGGCCGGCCAGTGGGACGGTACGGCGTCGGGGCCGGCCTGGGGCTCGCCGGACTCCTCCACCAGGTCGCCGCAGAAGACGACCTCGGGCGAGCCGGGTACCAGGACCGCCAGGTCGTGCGCCGTGTGCCCCGGCCCCACGTTCGCCAGCAGTACCTGGAGTCCGCCGCCCAGGTCGAGGGTCCACTCGCCGGAGACGTGGTGGCGGGGCGGGACCAGGATGTCCGCGGCCTCGGCGGCCTCACCGGGATCCAGGCCGTTGCGTACGGCGTCGGCGCGGAGCTCCTCGCGGTCGTGGGTCAGGACCCCGTCCAGGCCGACAGCGCCGAAGACCTCCACGCCGGCGAAGGCGGCGGCGCCGAAGACATGGTCGAAGTGGGGATGGGTGAGCGCGAGATGTGTCACACGGGCGCCGCCGAGCAGCCGCCGCGCCTCGGTACGCAACCGCGCGCCCTCCCGCAGGCTCGACCCCGCGTCGATCAGAAGGGCCGAGCCCTCCCCGGCCACCAGTCCGACCGTGCAGTCCCAGCCAGGGAGGCGGCACCGTCCGGCCCGGGGCGCCAATCCCTCCCACCCGGACTCTTCCCAAGTCATCGTCATGAGTCGACGCTAGCCGTAGCTCAAAGGAACCTCGCCCGCCTCTATCCGCCGGTAGAGAACGGTGCGACATCGCCGGACAGGTCGGTACACGTCGCCACGTCATGGCTGGACCGGCCTTGCCGGGGCCGTACCCCACCGCCGTACACTGGGCGGGGAGTGTTGGCACTCGCCCGAGGTGAGTGCCAAGGGGGAGTCGCCGGAGCAGACGAGACGGAGCTGGAGGTGTGCGCGATGCTCAGTGAACGCAGGCTTCAGGTGCTGCGCGCCATCGTCCAGGACTACGTCGGCACCGAGGAGCCGGTGGGTTCCAAGGCACTCACCGAGCGGCACAACCTGGGCGTCTCCCCGGCGACGGTCCGCAACGACATGGCGGCGCTGGAGGACGAGGGCTTCATCGCCCAGCCCCACACCAGCGCGGGCCGCATCCCCACGGACAAGGGGTACCGGCTCTTCGTCGACAAGCTGGCCGGCGTCAAGCCGATGACCCCGCCCGAGCGGCGCGCCATCCAGAACTTCCTGGACGGCGCCGTCGACCTCGACGACGTGGTGGCGCGCACCGTGCGGCTGCTCGCGCAGCTGACGCGGCAGGTCGCCGTCGTGCAGTACCCGTCGCTCACCCGGTCGACGGTGCGGCACGTGGAGCTGCTGTCGCTCGCCCCCGCCCGGTTGATGCTCGTGCTGATCACGGACACCGGAAGGGTCGAGCAGCGCATGATCGACTGCCCGGCGCCGTTCGGAGAAACGTCACTCGCGGATCTGCGCGCCCGGCTCAACAGCAAGGTCGCGGGCCGCCGTTTCACCGACGTACCGCGCCTGGTCGAGGACCTGCCGGAGGCCTTCGACCTAGAGGACCGGGGCACGGTCTCGACGGTGCTCTCCACCCTCCTGGAGACCCTCGTCGAGGAGAACGAGGAGCGGCTGATGATCGGCGGCACCGCCAATCTCACCCGCTTCGGACATGACTTCCCCCTCACCATCCGGCCCGTTCTGGAAGCCTTGGAGGAACAGGTCGTCCTCCTCAAGTTGCTTGGTGAGGCAGGGGATTCGGGCATGACCGTCCGTATCGGCCACGAGAACGCGTATGAGGGACTCAACTCCACGTCCGTCGTCTCCGTCGGCTACGGTTCGGGCGGCGAGGCAGTAGCGAAACTGGGCGTGGTCGGACCTACGCGCATGGACTATCCGGGAACGATGGGAGCGGTACGAGCGGTGGCACGGTACGTCGGACAGATCCTGGCGGAGTCTTAAGTGGCCACGGACTATTACGCCGTACTCGGCGTGCGCCGCGACGCGTCCCAGGACGAGATCAAGAAGGCGTTCCGGAGGCTCGCTCGCGAGCTGCACCCGGACGTCAATCCCGATCCGAAGACGCAGGAGCGGTTCAAGGAGATCAACGCCGCGTACGAGGTGCTCTCGGACCCGCAGAAGAAGCAGGTCTACGACCTCGGCGGCGACCCGCTGTCCCAGGCGGGCGGCGGTGGCGCGGGCGGCTTCGGCGCCGGCGGTTTCGGGAACTTCTCGGACATCATGGACGCCTTCTTCGGTACGGCGTCCCAGCGAGGCCCGCGGTCGCGCACCCGGCGCGGCCAGGACGCGATGATCCGGCTGGAGATCGACCTCGACGAGGCGGCCTTCGGCACGACCAAGGACATCCAGGTCGACACGGCCATCGTCTGCACCACGTGCAGCGGCGAGGGCGCGGCTCCGGGCACCACCGCCCAGACCTGTGACATGTGCCGTGGGCGTGGTGAGGTCTCGCAGGTCACGCGGTCCTTCCTCGGTCAGGTCATGACCTCGCGGCCCTGTCCCCAGTGCCAGGGCTTCGGCACGATCGTTCCCAACCCCTGCCCCGAGTGCGCGGGCGACGGGCGGGTGCGGTCGCGGCGGACACTGACCGTGAAGATCCCGGCCGGTGTCGACAACGGCACGCGGATCCAGCTGGCCGGTGAGGGCGAGGTCGGGCCCGGTGGCGGTCCCGCCGGTGACCTGTACGTCGAGATCCACGAGCTTCCGCATGCCGTGTTCCAGCGGCGCGGTGACGATCTGCACTGCACGGTGACGATTCCCATGACCGCGGCGGCGCTCGGTACGAAGGTGCCGCTGGAGACGCTGGACGGGCTGGAGGAGGTCGACATCCGGCCAGGCACCCAGTCCGGGCAGTCGATCCCGCTGCACGGGCGGGGTGTCACGCATCTGCGGGGCGGCGGGCGTGGCGATCTGATCGTGCACGTCGAGGTCCAGACACCGACGAAGCTCGACCCCGAGCAGGAGCAGCTGCTGCGACAGCTGGCCGTGCTGCGGGGGGAGGAGCGGCCTACGGGGCAGTTCCAGCCGGGGCAGCAGGGCTTGTTCTCTCGGCTGAAGGACGCCTTTAACGGACGTTAGCCGTTCGTTGCCGGGTGCGGGTGGATTGTGGCTGGTCGCGCAGTTCCCCGCGCCCCTGAAAGACACGGCCCTGCTTTTCAGGGGCGCGGGGCTGTGACATATGCGGCTCCGCCGCGTGGGCGCGACCAGCCCCCACCGGCCCGCAGACAAACGGCTCACCCCCGGGGGGATTCGGCGTTGTTCGGAGGACGTGGCAACATGCCGTCATGTCCTCCGCGCTGACCGATCTTTTTCCGCTTCCGATCGTGCAGGCCCCGATGGCGGGCGGTGTATCCGTCCCGCGACTGGCCGCTGCCGTTTCCGAAGCGGGTGGGCTGGGGTTTCTCGCCGCCGGATACAAGACGGCGGACGGCATGTATCAGGAGATCAAGCAGCTCAGGGGGCTGACGGGGCGCCCCTTCGGGGTGAACCTGTTCATGCCGCAGCCGGAGCACGGCGACCCCGCGGCGGTCGAGGTGTACGCCGAGCAGCTGGCCGGTGAGGCCGCCTGGTACAAGGCCGACCTGGGGGATCCCGACAGCGGGCGGGACGACGGCTACGAGGCGAAGATCGCGGTGCTGCTCGACGACCCGGTGCCCGTCGTGTCGTTCCACTTCGGCTGCCCCACGCCCGAGGTGATCGACTCCCTCGCCCGCAAGGGCACGCTGACCCTGGTCACCGCGACCTCGGCGGAGGAGGCGCAGGCCGTGGAGCGGTCGGGCGCCCATGCGGTGATCGTGCAGGGCATGGAGGCCGGCGGCCACCAGGGCACCCACCGGGACGACCCGGAGAGGGACTGCGCCGGCATCGGGCTGCTCTCCCTGCTCGCCCAGGTCCGCGAGGCCGTGGCCCTGCCCGTCGTCGCGGCCGGCGGCATCATGCGCGGCAGTCAGATCGCGGCCCTCCTCACCGCCGGCGCGAGCGCCGCCCAGCTCGGCACGGCCTTCCTCGCCACCCCCGAGTCCGGCGCCCACGCCGTGCACAAGCAGGCGCTGACCAACCCCCTCTTCGTCCGTACGGAGCTGACCCGCGCCTTCTCGGGGCGGCCGGCCCGTGGCCTGGTCAACCGTTTCATGCGCGAGCACGGCCCCTACGCGCCCGTCGCCTACCCCGAGGTACACCACCTCACCTCGCCGCTGCGCAAAGCCGCCGCCGCGGCCGGGGACACGCAGGGCATGGCCCTGTGGGCCGGGCAGGGGCACCGGATGGCGCGGGAACTGCCGGCCGGGGAGCTGGTGGAGGTGCTGGCCGCCGAGATCGCCGCCGCCGCGGGCGGGAGCGGGGCCGGGGGCGTGTCCCGGGGTGATGTGCGATGACCGCGCCCGTCTTCGTCGTCGACTCGCTCGTGCTGCCGGACGGGTGCGGTGGGGAGTTCGTCCTCGATGGGCCGGAAGGGCGGCATGCCGTCTCCGTGAAGCGGCTGCGCGCCGGCGAGGACGTGGTCCTCACGGACGGGCGCGGGCGGTGGGCGGAGGGGGTCGTCAAGGCCGCCGAGGGCAAGGACCGGCTCGTGGTGATGGATCTGGAGACCGTCCACGAGGAGCCGCCGGCGCAGCCCCGTATCACCGTCGTCCAGGCGTTGCCCAAGGGGGACCGGGGGGAGCTGGCCGTCGAGACCATGACCGAGGTCGGGATCGACGCGATCGTGCCGTGGGCCGCGGGGCGCTGCATCACGCAGTGGAAGGGCGAGCGGGGGGTCAAGGCGCTCACCAAGTGGCGGGCCACGGCTCGGGAGGCGGGGAAGCAGTCGCGGCGGGTGCGGTTTCCCGAGGTCGGGGAGCTGGCGAGTAGCAAGCAGGTCGCCGGGCTTCTTGCGGGGGCGGATTTCGCGGCCGTGCTGCATGAGAGCGGGGAGGGGACTCTGGCCACCGCCGCGTTGCCCTCGGCCGGGGAGATCGTGCTCGTTGTGGGGCCCGAAGGGGGTGTGTCTCCGGAGGAGCTGGCGCTGTTCGCGGAGGCTGGGGCCGCGGCGTATCGGCTGGGGCCGAGTGTGTTGCGTACGTCGACCGCCGGGACGGCGGCGGGGGCGTTGCTGCTGGGCCGTACCGGTCGCTGGTCCTGAGAGGGGTTCGCCCCCGCTGCCCCTGCTTTTCAGGGGCGCGGGGCTGTGACATATGCGGCTCCGCCGCGTGGGCGCGAACAACCCCCGCTCACCCGCACCCGCCAACGCACCCGATCTCGCCTTGGCTGTAGGCCGTCTTTCGCGGCGACCCACGGAGTGGCACGCTGCCGTGTATGCGGGCGTTGAGGCTTATCAGGGCGTACCGGACGGGTGGGCGTCGGGCTCTGCTGGGTGTGGGGCTCGGGGTCGGGGCCGTCGTGGGGCTGGTGGGCTGCGAGATGGGGGACGGGCTCAGCACCGGAGCTGTCGCCTATACGACGGATCACATGGGGACCAAGGAGCTTGAGCGGCAGGGCCTCGACGTCCAGTGGCTCAACTGCACGGCCTCGTACGACAACAGCGACAACAGCGGCACCGGCGACAATCGGTCACAGTCGGCTTCTCCCTCCGTCAACACCGTCGCGAACGTCGACTGCAAGGGCGAGGACAAGAAGGGGCGCGAGATCACCCTCACCGGGAAGGTGACGCAGGAGGTCAACGGGAAGTGCGTACGGGGGGATCTGACCGCGAAGGTCGACGGCAAGGAGTGGTTCCACGTCGACGTGCTGGGCAACTGCAACGCCCCCGACCCCACGCCGACTCCCGGCTCGCCCGACCAGCCGGGGCGGCCCGGGCCCACCGTGACGGTCACCGTCACCCAGACCATCTGGTGCCAGAAGGATCCGCAGTGCTGGCCCGAGGGCAAGTGAGGGAGTCCGACAACTGCCGTTCGCCTCGGGCGACATGATCCAACCCCCTCCCAATCTGCCCGTACGCTGCTTACAGTGACCGGGTGACTCAGTCCGCACTGTCCTCGCAGCCAGCGTCAGCGTCGTCCGTATCGTCCGTATCGACGGTATCGTCCGTATCGCTCGGGTATTTCCGATACCCGCATCTGCATGGCGACTTGGTCGCCTTCACCGCCGAGGACGACGTATGGGTCGCCCCCCTCGACGGTGGCCGCGCCTGGCGGGTCAGCGCGGACAACACGCCCGTGA
Protein-coding sequences here:
- a CDS encoding MBL fold metallo-hydrolase — protein: MTMTWEESGWEGLAPRAGRCRLPGWDCTVGLVAGEGSALLIDAGSSLREGARLRTEARRLLGGARVTHLALTHPHFDHVFGAAAFAGVEVFGAVGLDGVLTHDREELRADAVRNGLDPGEAAEAADILVPPRHHVSGEWTLDLGGGLQVLLANVGPGHTAHDLAVLVPGSPEVVFCGDLVEESGEPQAGPDAVPSHWPAALDRLLDLGGEGALYVPGHGAVVDAAFVRAQRGTLARRFGVS
- a CDS encoding nitronate monooxygenase, translated to MSSALTDLFPLPIVQAPMAGGVSVPRLAAAVSEAGGLGFLAAGYKTADGMYQEIKQLRGLTGRPFGVNLFMPQPEHGDPAAVEVYAEQLAGEAAWYKADLGDPDSGRDDGYEAKIAVLLDDPVPVVSFHFGCPTPEVIDSLARKGTLTLVTATSAEEAQAVERSGAHAVIVQGMEAGGHQGTHRDDPERDCAGIGLLSLLAQVREAVALPVVAAGGIMRGSQIAALLTAGASAAQLGTAFLATPESGAHAVHKQALTNPLFVRTELTRAFSGRPARGLVNRFMREHGPYAPVAYPEVHHLTSPLRKAAAAAGDTQGMALWAGQGHRMARELPAGELVEVLAAEIAAAAGGSGAGGVSRGDVR
- the hrcA gene encoding heat-inducible transcriptional repressor HrcA, translating into MLSERRLQVLRAIVQDYVGTEEPVGSKALTERHNLGVSPATVRNDMAALEDEGFIAQPHTSAGRIPTDKGYRLFVDKLAGVKPMTPPERRAIQNFLDGAVDLDDVVARTVRLLAQLTRQVAVVQYPSLTRSTVRHVELLSLAPARLMLVLITDTGRVEQRMIDCPAPFGETSLADLRARLNSKVAGRRFTDVPRLVEDLPEAFDLEDRGTVSTVLSTLLETLVEENEERLMIGGTANLTRFGHDFPLTIRPVLEALEEQVVLLKLLGEAGDSGMTVRIGHENAYEGLNSTSVVSVGYGSGGEAVAKLGVVGPTRMDYPGTMGAVRAVARYVGQILAES
- a CDS encoding DUF3097 domain-containing protein translates to MRQYSPDLTPPWKKPKPAPEVPAEPGLVVEEPGTGFCGAVIRCEAGTVTLEDRFGKHRVFPLEPRGFLLEGRVVTLVRPSAAPARPSRTASGSVAVPGARARVARAGRIYVEGRHDAELVEKVWGDDLRIEGVVVEYLEGVDDLPSIVADFAPGPDARLGVLVDHLVPGTKEWRIAQEVTSEHALVVGHPYIDVWEAVKPSSVGIAGWPRVPRGQDWKTGVCRALGWPENTGEVWQRRVLGRVRSYRDLEPELLGRVEELIDFVTDSGGA
- the dnaJ gene encoding molecular chaperone DnaJ — its product is MATDYYAVLGVRRDASQDEIKKAFRRLARELHPDVNPDPKTQERFKEINAAYEVLSDPQKKQVYDLGGDPLSQAGGGGAGGFGAGGFGNFSDIMDAFFGTASQRGPRSRTRRGQDAMIRLEIDLDEAAFGTTKDIQVDTAIVCTTCSGEGAAPGTTAQTCDMCRGRGEVSQVTRSFLGQVMTSRPCPQCQGFGTIVPNPCPECAGDGRVRSRRTLTVKIPAGVDNGTRIQLAGEGEVGPGGGPAGDLYVEIHELPHAVFQRRGDDLHCTVTIPMTAAALGTKVPLETLDGLEEVDIRPGTQSGQSIPLHGRGVTHLRGGGRGDLIVHVEVQTPTKLDPEQEQLLRQLAVLRGEERPTGQFQPGQQGLFSRLKDAFNGR
- a CDS encoding Uma2 family endonuclease, encoding MTAVDERGVAEFFEGFEPPDGLKVELLRGEIVMMASPDLVHNLIVLLTERQIPLDRWYPLQTQDVDLVDEASEPVPDLVVVARDALPGSGRLLPCQLITMVVEVVSKTSVHRDYGVKRSIYAAGNVPAYLIVDPIMAQCVLLTKPEGKGEDADYRTQHIAKFGEPLPLDVLGVELDTSEFGTFPGVKPHRYP
- a CDS encoding 16S rRNA (uracil(1498)-N(3))-methyltransferase — translated: MTAPVFVVDSLVLPDGCGGEFVLDGPEGRHAVSVKRLRAGEDVVLTDGRGRWAEGVVKAAEGKDRLVVMDLETVHEEPPAQPRITVVQALPKGDRGELAVETMTEVGIDAIVPWAAGRCITQWKGERGVKALTKWRATAREAGKQSRRVRFPEVGELASSKQVAGLLAGADFAAVLHESGEGTLATAALPSAGEIVLVVGPEGGVSPEELALFAEAGAAAYRLGPSVLRTSTAGTAAGALLLGRTGRWS